One window of Halorussus sp. MSC15.2 genomic DNA carries:
- a CDS encoding Lrp/AsnC family transcriptional regulator, translating into MVTAYVMVKANTGEADRLKNSILDLDGVVDAHIVAGDVDIIAKLDVDSPADVKGIAANGIQSIEGVEGTQTYIAMD; encoded by the coding sequence GTGGTCACCGCGTACGTCATGGTCAAGGCGAACACCGGCGAGGCCGACAGGCTCAAGAACTCGATTCTCGACCTCGACGGCGTGGTAGACGCCCACATCGTCGCGGGCGACGTGGACATCATCGCCAAACTCGACGTGGACTCGCCCGCCGACGTGAAGGGAATCGCGGCCAACGGGATTCAGAGCATCGAGGGTGTCGAGGGGACCCAGACCTACATCGCGATGGACTAA
- a CDS encoding TrkA family potassium uptake protein, whose product MRFVIIGSGRVGLRTARVLREEGHEVTLVERDANKVERARNDDFEVVEGDGGREETLNRADLESADAVGALTGDLNVNFAACMVAKHYGCRTVLRIDEDYREDIYRKFASDVDEVVYPERLGAIGAKNALLGGNIRAIADIAHNLQVVELTITDDSPVEGYSISELSIPADSRILAFGKADEPMGIPLPDDSLAAGDRVAVLADFDVLEDVRRILVGDASRASAQAMRGGS is encoded by the coding sequence ATGCGATTCGTTATCATTGGGTCGGGGCGGGTCGGACTTCGCACGGCCCGCGTCCTGCGAGAGGAGGGCCACGAGGTTACGCTGGTCGAGCGCGACGCCAACAAGGTCGAGCGCGCTCGCAACGACGACTTCGAGGTCGTCGAGGGCGACGGCGGCCGCGAGGAGACGCTGAATCGGGCCGACCTCGAGTCCGCCGACGCCGTCGGTGCGCTCACGGGCGACCTCAACGTCAACTTCGCGGCGTGCATGGTCGCCAAGCACTACGGCTGTCGGACCGTCCTGCGCATCGACGAGGACTACCGCGAGGACATCTACCGGAAGTTCGCCAGCGACGTGGACGAGGTGGTCTACCCCGAGCGACTCGGAGCCATCGGCGCGAAGAACGCGCTCCTCGGCGGGAACATCCGCGCCATCGCCGACATCGCCCACAACCTGCAGGTGGTGGAACTCACCATCACCGACGACTCGCCGGTCGAGGGCTACTCCATCAGCGAACTCTCGATTCCGGCCGACTCGCGGATTCTGGCGTTCGGGAAGGCCGACGAACCGATGGGAATTCCGCTCCCGGACGACTCGTTGGCGGCAGGCGACCGGGTGGCGGTGCTGGCCGACTTCGACGTGTTAGAGGACGTGCGCCGGATTCTGGTCGGCGACGCCAGTAGAGCGAGCGCCCAAGCCATGAGAGGGGGGAGCTGA
- a CDS encoding Lrp/AsnC ligand binding domain-containing protein gives MVHAFIMVKTAAGRSEDVLEAVRKLDRITEAHIVAGEFDVIAEADADEVYDVLHAASSDISGMDGAADTKTYMALD, from the coding sequence ATGGTTCACGCGTTTATAATGGTGAAAACGGCCGCTGGACGCTCCGAGGACGTGTTAGAGGCGGTCCGGAAACTGGACCGCATCACCGAGGCGCACATCGTCGCGGGGGAGTTCGACGTCATCGCGGAGGCCGACGCCGACGAGGTGTACGACGTACTCCACGCCGCCTCGTCGGACATCTCGGGGATGGACGGGGCCGCCGACACCAAGACGTACATGGCGCTCGACTGA
- a CDS encoding thiamine pyrophosphate-dependent enzyme: MNRIIGERDLSETPFSADDARATYRELVRARAFDERALALQRRGWMSSWPPYRGQEGSQVGAALAMADDDWLFPTYRSNAMQIARDVPMSDILLFRRGMPEFHSGHDVPNFPQAVPIATQIPHAAGVGMAMNYEKRVKGDGARDDGAGDDDSAVLCYFGDGATSEGDFHEGLNFAGVFDAPTVFFCENNEWAISLPRERQTASDTIAQKADAYGFEGVQVDGNDPLAVRETVAEALDSARDGDPVLVESLTYRQGAHTTSDDPSQYEEAARELPDWRTADPLERYEEYLREQDVLDDEFVAEVEDEVDAQLDEAVETAESADPGDPHDVFDRVYEDLPPKLSEQKAWLDSFLADHDVQEIDH, translated from the coding sequence ATGAACCGTATCATCGGTGAACGCGACCTCTCGGAGACGCCGTTCTCCGCCGACGACGCGCGAGCGACCTACCGCGAACTGGTGCGGGCGCGGGCGTTCGACGAGCGAGCGCTGGCGCTCCAGCGCAGGGGTTGGATGAGCAGTTGGCCGCCCTACCGCGGACAGGAGGGTTCGCAGGTCGGGGCCGCGCTGGCGATGGCCGACGACGACTGGTTGTTCCCGACCTACCGGTCGAACGCGATGCAGATAGCGCGCGACGTGCCGATGAGCGACATCCTGCTGTTCCGGCGGGGCATGCCCGAGTTTCACTCGGGTCACGACGTGCCAAACTTCCCGCAGGCGGTCCCCATCGCCACCCAGATTCCCCACGCCGCGGGCGTCGGCATGGCGATGAACTACGAGAAGCGCGTCAAGGGAGACGGCGCACGCGACGATGGCGCTGGCGACGACGATTCGGCCGTCCTCTGTTACTTCGGCGACGGCGCGACCAGCGAGGGCGACTTCCACGAGGGCCTGAACTTCGCGGGCGTCTTCGACGCGCCGACCGTCTTCTTCTGCGAGAACAACGAGTGGGCCATCAGTCTCCCCCGCGAGCGCCAGACCGCCTCGGACACCATCGCTCAGAAGGCCGACGCCTACGGGTTCGAGGGCGTGCAGGTGGACGGCAACGACCCGCTGGCGGTCCGAGAGACGGTCGCCGAGGCGCTCGACTCGGCGCGCGACGGCGACCCCGTGTTGGTCGAGAGCCTGACCTACCGGCAGGGTGCCCACACCACCAGCGACGACCCGAGTCAGTACGAGGAGGCGGCCCGCGAGTTGCCCGACTGGCGGACCGCCGACCCCCTCGAACGCTACGAGGAGTACCTCCGCGAGCAGGACGTACTTGACGACGAGTTCGTCGCGGAAGTCGAGGACGAGGTGGACGCGCAACTCGACGAGGCCGTCGAGACCGCGGAGTCGGCCGACCCCGGCGACCCCCACGACGTGTTCGACCGGGTGTACGAGGACCTCCCGCCGAAACTCAGCGAGCAGAAGGCGTGGCTGGACTCGTTCCTCGCCGACCACGACGTGCAGGAAATCGACCACTGA
- a CDS encoding bacterio-opsin activator domain-containing protein gives MSVIAELSVPVEEFPLGRALAATPDMEIELDRIVPTGDGVLPFFWVWGDDVETFVSELADESGIDEVAMLDRVSDGALVRATWTDEPGIVEAIVESEATLLEVARRDEVWKFQLRSSDRESVAGIQRYAADNDIDLRLDWIHTLTEVEAGDQYGLTGQQRRTIVAAFAAGYFDEPRGTTLEELSEEFDISPRAVAKRMRRGLRNLVAATLVGEE, from the coding sequence ATGAGCGTCATCGCGGAGTTGTCCGTCCCCGTCGAGGAGTTTCCCCTCGGCCGGGCGCTCGCGGCGACGCCCGACATGGAGATAGAACTCGACAGAATCGTCCCGACGGGCGACGGTGTCCTGCCCTTCTTCTGGGTCTGGGGCGACGACGTGGAGACGTTCGTCTCGGAGTTGGCTGACGAGAGCGGCATCGACGAGGTCGCAATGCTGGACCGGGTGAGCGACGGCGCACTCGTGCGCGCGACGTGGACCGACGAACCGGGAATCGTCGAAGCCATCGTCGAGTCCGAGGCGACGCTGCTGGAGGTGGCCCGCCGCGACGAGGTCTGGAAGTTTCAACTCCGGTCGTCCGACCGGGAGTCGGTCGCGGGCATTCAGCGATACGCCGCCGACAACGACATCGACCTCCGACTCGACTGGATTCACACGCTCACGGAGGTCGAAGCGGGCGACCAGTACGGCCTGACCGGCCAGCAGCGCCGGACCATCGTCGCCGCCTTCGCGGCGGGGTACTTCGACGAACCCCGCGGGACGACGCTCGAAGAACTCTCGGAGGAGTTCGACATCTCCCCGCGGGCGGTCGCGAAGCGAATGCGTCGGGGCCTTCGGAATCTCGTCGCGGCGACGCTCGTCGGCGAGGAGTAG
- a CDS encoding HalOD1 output domain-containing protein: MSENQSAARRGTVLSYEVNEDERTSEGVVAAVAAAADADPVQMDPLAATIDPDALDALFASHHDGTPRNAGRAQFSFFGYEVVVSGEGCVTVLDPTS; this comes from the coding sequence ATGAGCGAGAACCAATCAGCGGCACGTCGCGGGACGGTACTGAGTTACGAAGTGAACGAAGACGAACGGACGAGCGAGGGAGTCGTCGCGGCCGTGGCGGCGGCCGCCGACGCCGACCCGGTGCAGATGGACCCGCTGGCGGCGACCATCGACCCGGACGCGCTGGACGCGCTGTTCGCGAGCCACCACGACGGGACGCCTCGGAACGCCGGGCGCGCCCAGTTCTCCTTCTTCGGGTACGAGGTCGTCGTGAGCGGCGAGGGGTGCGTTACGGTACTCGACCCGACCTCGTAG